Proteins encoded by one window of Burkholderia contaminans:
- a CDS encoding DUF932 domain-containing protein, which produces MRLASRFAPNAHQLRANSPLSDDQIARVAPSIFATEKHESRSDRYTYIPTIEVLNGLRGAGFQPFMVAQTRVRDAGKREHTKHMIRLRHADQIIGAEADEIILLNSHDGTSSYQMIAGQFRFVCANGMVCGETASEIRVPHKGKIVDDVIQGAFDVLDGFQYIREVKGEMKSLTLSRGEQEAFATAALQLKYEPSDVKPAPVTETQILEARRFEDRKDDLWTTFNRLQENLIQRGGLPGRTASGRTTRTRPVEGIDQNVKLNRALWTLTEAMAALKK; this is translated from the coding sequence ATGCGCCTCGCTTCCCGCTTCGCCCCCAACGCTCACCAACTCCGCGCGAACTCCCCGCTTTCGGATGACCAAATCGCGCGCGTTGCTCCGTCGATCTTCGCGACGGAGAAGCACGAAAGCCGCTCCGACCGTTACACCTACATCCCGACGATCGAGGTGCTGAACGGCCTGCGTGGCGCTGGCTTCCAGCCGTTCATGGTGGCGCAAACCCGCGTTCGTGATGCTGGCAAGCGCGAACATACCAAGCACATGATCCGCCTGCGTCATGCAGATCAGATCATCGGCGCGGAAGCCGACGAAATCATCCTGCTTAACTCGCACGACGGGACGAGCAGCTATCAGATGATCGCGGGTCAATTCCGTTTCGTCTGCGCGAACGGGATGGTTTGCGGCGAGACGGCGAGCGAGATCCGCGTTCCGCACAAGGGCAAGATCGTGGATGACGTCATTCAAGGCGCGTTCGACGTGCTGGACGGGTTCCAGTACATCCGCGAGGTCAAGGGCGAAATGAAGTCGCTCACGTTGAGCCGTGGCGAACAGGAAGCGTTCGCTACCGCTGCGCTCCAGCTCAAATACGAGCCGAGCGACGTGAAGCCGGCACCGGTCACGGAAACGCAAATTCTCGAAGCGCGCCGCTTCGAAGATCGCAAGGATGACCTGTGGACGACGTTCAATCGCCTGCAGGAGAATCTGATTCAGCGCGGCGGCCTGCCCGGACGCACGGCATCCGGCCGGACGACCCGGACGCGCCCGGTCGAGGGCATCGACCAAAACGTCAAACTGAATCGCGCGTTGTGGACGCTGACCGAGGCGATGGCGGCACTGAAGAAGTAA